The following is a genomic window from Solanum lycopersicum chromosome 6, SLM_r2.1.
cttgttgcATAATTTGATAGAAACTGAGTTCAATTTTGTACTTTTTAGATCTTGACAATCAAATTACTGAACCCATCATTGATACTacttttcacaaaaaataaaataattgtgtCATTTCCTTGACTCAATACACTTCAACTTTTGTGAGACCTAGGAGTTGAAAACCTTTCAGTTCAATTCGGAGCGTTGGTTTATTTTCTTTCCTAGGACACATTGAGCTGCAAATCATGTCATCAGTTTTTATTTCCCATTGCAACCATGTTCCCCTGACGGCCTGCCCATGTAGTAATAGCTCTAACTGAATTTGCTTGAAGAACTCTTACAGGCAGATCAGATATTGCTTTTACTTTAATTGCTCCCATAATTTTGTGGTTGCTAATGGTTGGGATAGCATTATGTGTTTGCTAAGTTCTATTATTAATTAGGTTGTGTAATCTAGATGCATTTTCGGCATTGCGCTATTGTTGTCAAGCCTGATGAAAACTGCCTTGAAAATTGCTGCATTTTCCAGCAACATCACAGAACATTTGCTAACAGTCTCCGAACCCCCAGACATTTGACTATTAGCTAGAAGGTGATTGCAGACCATTATATTTCGAATTGAATTGTAGATGGGGAAATGATATCCTTCTTGTTTATATGCTGCACTTTTATCATCAATCACTGGACAACTTGTTCAAATTATGTTTTCAGGACCAACAGAGTATTTGTTTCCCAGTCTAGAGGCATAATTTTGCACGGATTCCTTTCTATAATTCGTAGCTTAATGAATATTTCGAGGTTTTGACTTCGTTTCTTTCTCCACAGATGTTAACATTGAAACGCCACCTTCTATGCATCCTGGCAAAAAGATATGTGACATAACAGGATTCGAGGTACCTTCTCAACTGAATGTCTTCTATGATTATATGGTCTTAGTTTCTGCTTGCTTTCTGATTTTTTATTGTGCATCCCACCAATGTCTCTTATGTTTGACATGCAGGCACCGTATTTTGACCCAAGAACTAAACTCCGTTATGCTAATACTGAGGTTTTTAAGACAATAAGGTCGCTCCCTAATGACTATGTTCAGAGGTACTTGGCTCTCAGAAACGCAGCTGTTGTTTTGAGATAGGTGCACAATGCAGAATAGATAGTTGTAAATTAATGTGGAAAGTAGTGGACATTTGAATTTGTCGTTTCTGAATGCTCAGGTGCATAACTGTACTTTGACTTGTACTAAGAGAATCAATCTAGCCTAGTTTTGTTAGATGTCGTAAATTGCTATGGGCATTTAGTACTGAATTGGCTCTTTGGTCTCTGGAAATTCATCTGCTTATCTAATCTGTGCTTCGCTAATCATGCATTCCGATGAGTTTTCTGCTGTCATCTCTCCAGGGCTGGGAACCTCCCCGTAATTCTCGTTCTTACTGAGCTAGGGAGGTCTGATAATGTTGGGAAAGATTGTTCTTCCTCAATGGGTTTGTCAACCATGGCCATGGAAGTTTCATTCTTATACCAGTCCTCCTAGCCAACAACTTGCATCGCTCAAAATAACGTGATCACTTTTTGTCAGTCACCACTTTGTCCTATCTCTGCTCTCCCGAATTATAAACACAGTACGGGCTTGAGTGGTGGCTGCTGCTCTTAAAAGAGAAGAGAGCTCTGTGACTTCCGATTCAGGTTAGCTCTTTTTCGGTGCAAATGAATATATAGGGGTATTTTCTCTTCTGTGCTTTTTTCTTACACTACAGAAGCCATGAATTTCTTTCGCAAGCAGCTCTCCCGTAATCTCACAGTGATGGGAAACGAGGAGAGGAGATTTCAAGGTGAGAAACAAACCCTCACCAATCCAGTGAAAGTTTAGGTAGTCATCAACAACTCATTTACATATTCCATTAGTTGTAGCTCAAAATGGGAGAACAACTCGTTTACATACAGATCATTACAACcttcaaaaaaatctaaaagacaACAACATACTCAGTGCAGTTCTTTTTCACGAGAGGTGATGTATACACAACCTTACCTAGATAGGCTAGCTATTTCCATTAAACAACCAGGACTAAACCATAAATCTATTTGTACTAACAATAAACTTCAGATTGGCTATTATCCACTCTCAATCAAATGACTAATATCCATAGGATAACTATCTGAAGGTAGAAAAGCATTGTATGCTCTCATAACAGCAATTATATTTCCATTCTCTGTAGGATGAAAATTATCCCAAAACACATGTGCTGCCCTTAGGTGGCATGGAGCTTGTCCAGAAACACATTGTCCTTCAGCCGTTGTAGTCGAAATTTTGCAGCACGGATAATTCAAGAAACTAAGAGTACctgcaaaacaaataaaattgaatttatagATTAAAGAGTAGTTCTTTATATAGTCAAACGTCTCTATAACAACACTTAGGTTCCGAGATTTTCTATACAatggagaaaaataaaactttagaTTGATGTACGTACTCATAAGTGATGAAATgctatacatatttatataggTGAATTTTGCTTGTGGGAAGTTGGTATTCAGATCAGTTACAAGAGACTTGAGCTTCTCATTGAATAGTTGAATTGCTTCATTTGTTGAATCCACACACTTTCTTGTATTGTGTTTTTGTAACTCTTGAGGAATGCAACCTATTTGGGGCAATCCAAATAGGGCTATTTTCCTTGCTCCATCTTCATATAAAGTCTAGCATCAAAccaaatatataattgtattaagacaacaacaataacatacacAATATAATCTCACAAGTTGGATCTGAACATGATAAAATGTACACAAACTTTATTCCTACCTGGAAATAGTATATAGGTGATGCTAATTAATCATTCAACACATAGGAAATCAAGATTGTGCTAtaattcaaaagcaaaagttCATAGGCATGTAGAAGTAGTTTGTTTAGTATTTATCTCTAAACTATGCGAATTGAAGTATGTGAGAAGTCCAAATTTGcccttgaacttgataaaatgGTCCATattgttcttgaactatgtgaAAGGTCCCAAATTAATATTCCGTATTAAAAATTAATCCTTAATTTTGTGATAGGTGACATCACTAGGTGCTAAGCTTTCACCtttaaaataagggcaaacttTACCTACAGGCTACAACAAAGACATATTTGACCCCAACTATTAACATAGGTAAATTTGTTCTACTTCGCATAGTTCAGGGACAAACTTGACCACAACTTTTAACTGTAAATAAGTCTATTCATTTCGCATAGTTTAGGAACAAATTTGACTGCAACTATTAATGGTTAGATAAGTCTATTCCATTTCGGATAGTTTAGGGGTAAATTCGATCCCAACTAGTAACAAGAAGGATATACTTAACACTAACTATTAACAAAGAACAGATCTATTCCATTACACATACTACTCTTTTAACTACATAATGATCTTAAAACAACAACTAACATACCCTTTTAACACTATAATaatctttgaaaattttctaaataaatttgCAAGTTAAGAATGAATAATTTGAACTAGTGATAGAAGTTAATTTTGAACCTTTAGTTGTTGACCATATTGTTGTACCAATAATGTTGCATATTGACTTGGTGTGTACAAACTATTTGTTGAGTAATGTTTGGGTGCAAGGTAGTTGTTGATGTAGTCATTGCTACCTATTCCAACAATGTACAAACATGTGTTCAAGTGTGCGTTGGTTGCAGCTCTATTGCCCACTAAATCCACCATTCTTAAAATTGTGTTGTGATGGTTTTGAAGTTGCAAATCCAAATATATGCGATTGCCCTGAAATATAATTTATCGAactctataaatatataaagacAAAATGTttgttatataattatttttatatgaacttCAGTTTTATGACATGTAAACGAACATCATTCATTAGATAGTAGGTTAGATGTAAATGATTAACTAGGGAAAAGTTTGATCATATAAGGGACATATGCCATcgaatttttataatatttaattcaataaatccATGACATGTGTTTTGTATATAAACTTACGAGATGACTTCCCGTCTCGTTACGAATTCCTGCTGAACCAGAGGCATAGTTTACACCTTGCAAGATCTCCTTACCAGTTGCACTTGCAAAAGGTGGAATGTAGTTATCAAATTCTAATAGTTGCcctgtgaatttttttttttataaaaaaaagatttaataacaaataatcaagattttcatttaagaaattttaatatagaaagAATTTTAACATACGAAAACAACATTTACTACATATATaaaacacacacatacatacaaaGGTACATGTAGTGtagtttttttaattaggtATATTCGTATGTTTGAGATTAGTTatgttaataatattattgtttttatcgACAGTTTGGTTGACTATATTAAATAAGATGTATTAGAatagaaataacaccatatatttttaatgtcaTGGATAAGAATGAATAGattgtattttctattttttataataaaaattcaacataTAAATCTATTATAGGTAAAACAAAAATGACACCCCGTTCTCTCTTAATAAAAGGTTTTGGGTTCGAGCAACAGAATGAAAAAGCTTTTCTCTTTAATCGATCTTTCAAGtcttgaaataaaattaatcgaAATATCGAAAATAGAAAAGAGACCAAGAATATCAGCCATATTGCGTCCATTTGTGAATCGTCCAGTAGGTCCATTGGGGAAATCGATGCCATAAGGTGGATAATTAGCCTTTGCTTGTGTATTTAGGTTGTTATTATTCCCATTATCAAGTAATgaatcaccaaaaataaaatagcaagGTACTTTTGATGCACCATGAACTAATGTTATAAAGTTCACGATTATCAATATTGTAGTGATTTTTACGATATTATTACAAGTAATCGTTTTAGTATTAGACATTATTTGAGGAAAAGAGGAAgacaaatgaaatgaaaaatccTCGTAAGGAAGTAGTGATAGGAGATTGAAGCGTAATTAATGTTATTCCAATAAATACGGACAGAGAAAGGTAGAGATAGCATATGAAGGATAAAAGTAGTTGCAAGAAAGCAAATAATATAGTGTTTGCGATAAATTTGAGATGccttttattttaggaaaaaataaaaaattagaaatggaTTAGATGGTAGAAATTGTATTTTCACTAATGAAATGAAAGTTTAATTAGTCACTCAATTCATCTAGTGCAATTTTTCTTTAGATGTCTTTTCAACAATTTATGTCTTGATTCTttagttaatatttaaaaatttattagataatttaaaatattttttagtgaaTGATCCTAATGGATgttcatgaaaattttcaaatattttatttcggAATTTTCTTATAAAAGAAATTCATAGGATATATAGCATATAAAAATCGAGAAAAAACTGTCTATACCTACTTTGGAGTTCGTTATAACTTGAAAATACATCATTTTTTTCGGCGGGATGAACTGGTTCCATTTCAAAGGTCTTATTGGAcgttcatgaaaaattttgatcGTTTATTTCAGGATTTTCgaatcaaaaaaattcataagttATAGTAcatgaaatttgataaaatCTGTCTTGCGTGCTTTAAAGCTcgtttcaacttgaaaatgcaccatttttctAGGCCGGATTAAGTGATTCCATTTCGAAGGTCCTATaagacgtccataaaaaattcTACACCCCTACTTGTGAAGGAATGAAGGATAAGTTTCATCTCACCCCAATTTGTGACAACAATTTTTGTATGAAAATAAACTGTTATCATAATTCTTTTTCTGAAGAAAGTGATCATCAACATGACTCCAATAGAtcttcttttcaaaaataaatttgagggtCTTTTAGCTTAATCTTGAATTTGACATACTTGATTTAGActtgtattttaatttaagaacataaaactaaattttgattttctgtCTTGATCTTGAGTACTTATATATAGGAAAAGTACTTgaatatttattacttataaAGAAGTCTACGATATTTGATCTTCGAACTCTCTCTGATTTTTTATTGAAGTGATATGGCCATATTTCATTTGGTTTAAATACGTCACTTGTATACGTGTCACATTTTCCTTGACGTTcgatttaattataataattttttttcataaataataatgaggATGTTACATTGATCTGGGCTTCAAGTAGCACCAAATTACAAAAGCCCATCCAACTAATATTGGGCTTTTCATCAATCCATACCATAAAATCTTAAACCCTAGCAgctccctatatatatataactcttTCAAGGAGCAACCAATAATTTCAAAGCTTCAAtggttttattttcttttgttgattttactcataatttatgtttttttattttgaatctgTGCATAATTAAGCCGATGCTCTGGATAATTAGAATGAAGGTAGCATGGTTATATGTACAGAAATTGAATTTAATAGAGTCGACATGTCTGCTACCTCTGATTTCTCTTATGATTTGGTGGCCTGGTTTAGactcaaattcattttttcgatgtaattttttatttaattttatatatacgaTGTAATTTTTCAACGAAGATTAGTTATATCTGTGCGCAATTAAGCCGATGCGCTGGATAATTGGAATGAAGGAAGCATGGTTATGTGTACAGAAATTGAATTAATTGAGTCAACATGTCTGCTACCTCTGATTTCTCTATGATTTGGTGGCCTGGTTTAGACTCACATccataatcaattaattaattaatgaaaaagtattgaaaaatgtgttaaattatgttatttgaagaatattctttttgatttaattatgaattaaaatGCATTTTGGTTCAGTTTtgcataatttaaaagtatttttgaaatgaattaaataactCTTTTGTTTTTCGAGcttcaaattctatattttaagttaaaaaaaatgcgAGTTTGGAGTTTAaagagtataaaatattaataaaagttttaaaactatatagaaaattttatattaatcaaaatggcTAAAAAAAAGGATTTGGCAGTgcttatcattttttttaaaaaaaaattcaaatgaagaTGTGTGCCgttgattttcatgaatttttttttaaaaaaaatggaaatcgCTACTTAGGcattgatttttataaaaatatttttaatttttttaataaaaaattacattttttttgcataatcGCTACAGCAGCGATTTTGATGGAAGAGATTGCTGTTgtattttaccgttttggttgATACAAAATGTTATATGctgttttagaatttttattaatattttataccctttaggctccgaaTTCTATAAAACGCGATCAAAATACACATCATGCATATGTCCTCCCCACATCGTCCTCCTAACGTTTGAATCAAACATCTTTGGATTATCTCTTAATTCATCAGCTGCTTCATGATTAAGTGGATCTTCATAATTAGGTTCAGTAAACAAATGAATTAAACCATAAATCACAgcattaatatttaaaataggtTTCCAATCTTCTCTAAGAATATTAAGACAAACATTACCTTCTAAatcaatattttgttctttaatcagatatatattttttgtagttataaaacataaatgttagggaaaagggtttgaaaaatatttacactTTGGCTGAAATTGTtgttataatatcaaaatttatggAGGACCTTTTATCCCATGCACTATTtaataatgttttttaaaagtatatatatgtctATGTGGACACGTtactatttaaaattatgaaatatttatgatgtccacgtgcacacatatatacctttaaaatacactattaaatagtaaGGGAGGAAAGGGAAGGGGTAAAAGGTCATTTTCAAAGTTTGGTAACTGTAATTTCGATTAAAATTCGAatatatttcagattttttccTTAAATGTTACTATGATCTATTAGGTCATCTCGAGTTGAAGGACTCATTTTGTGTAATTGAGAATTATTCTAGGTTCATGTGGTACTTTATGACTTGTAAAGAGAGTTGTATTTGTGTAGGTAAAGATGGAATTTTGAATTCGACTTAATCgagagattattattttttttgtttgatgtaCGATAATTTAACAGTGTCACGGATTCCAAGAGACTCAAGTGTCTTTGAAACGCTAGAACtagttatttaaaaaagaaaaagttgtaAAAGATTGATGGAATTGAACTATTTGATGAAGgagtatatcaatatttaattggATGCTTCGTATATCTCACAATAATAAGACttaacatgttattttttacgaatattttattcatataattaaattcCGCTAGTGATCAATTCCATTGTTAAAGAGAATGATTAGGTATCAAATTCAACAAAAAGTTCTAAAACTCACTTTAAGGATTGAGGCTACATTATTGTGATAGTTGATAGCAAAATCagctaaatattttattttagggattttctttgttttatgtttcttaggagtttatttatttttaattaagaaaataaaaaaaattcacgaGTGTAATTTTTCAATCATTTAACAATTCTTCTTcacttatgaaatttttaattagatGAACAATTATTAGTTGTATTATTTTTTGCTTCACTTGTATTAATTTGGagctaaaatttaataaaaattaaacgtTTTgagtcattatttttattttttgaatttctaaaaataacattcaaacgTCATTTAGACATATATTTTGTATACAAAATATTGCAGGACTCTAAATAATTACATCCAAACTATAGAGTAGAACCTCTAGCCATGTCCAAATGGAGCTAATTTTCTTCAtccatatgttttttttaagggAAACTCGTGGTCACTATTCTTTGGGTGCGTACAGGTTAAAATCTCCGCTcatatgcaatagctcgcaaatcaCATAGGAGAGATAACCCGCATTAGACAAGCCTTATATGACGAGCTCGACTCAGAAGACAAACTCCTTATTTTTGCTGGCAAGGAGTTTCAAACCTGAGACCTTCAACATGccaaaatacatttttttaatatctagcTTTATTCACTCTATCATCGTTAAGCATTTAGGTAACAATCGATtgatatataaaacaaaaaaaaaatattcctaCTCCTATTTAAAgctaagttgaaaaaaaaaagaatcaatacaaaaagaaaaactcattatgaaattatttttcaaaattatagaaTCGCAACAACATAAATACACATTCATTCTGTATTTCcaaactatataaaataaacttgaaTTCTCTATaaagctacaagtttaagaattcaagcattcaagtttAAGAACGAtcaagaacaagctcgaagcccttgaattcaaataaaagtcaagatcaagataaagttcaagttcaagttcatcatagattcatgaacaagctttaaagcccttgaatttatatttgaaaaaggcGAATTCAGAGGAATTATAAAGATTGCAACACtcgcatttgaaataataaaattgattgttgCTGTAATTTTTTccgttcttgattattattttctcgacgtgaattttattgtctacactcctatttaaagctaagttgaaaagaaaagaaaaaaaaaagaatcaatacaaaaagaaaaactcattatgaaattatttttcaaaattatagaatcgcaacaacataaaaatacaCACTCATTCAGTATTTCcaaactatataaaataaatatcgatattaaaaaattatttaaaaataacattatagtATACGATCATAAGTCAATCCATGCACACTTTCTCCCCACATAGCACTCCTAACATGGGATTCAAATGATCTTGGATTATCTCTTAATTCATCAGCAGCTTCAGGATTAAGTGGATCTTCATGATTAGGTTCAGTAAACAAATGGATTAAGCCATAAATCACAGCATTAATATTCAAAACAGGTTTCCAATCTTCTCTAAGTATATTAAGACAAACATTACCATCATAATCAATATTTGGATGATAAACTTTGATTTTGCACTTAACTTTTGGTGCATCATGTGGATAAAGTATtggaatttcaaatttaaatggaAATTCACCATCATGATAATAACCTTCATCAGGTTTAATTGAAACTTCAAAATTCATAAGATCATCTTTACCATTTGGAAATTCAATTGTACAAATTGATGGTAAGGTTAATTCACTAATATCTCTATGGACACGTAATTTTGAGGCTGTTTGTTCTTTAATTGGTGTTTTTGATCCTGCATTTTCAGCtgcttctttttgtttttctcgaactttgattaaattaatcataatgattaaactatttttgttttaacatGTTAAGTAATTACATACGAGTTTGATTAAATACTACAAGTTGTTTGAGGAAATTCGCAATATTTATCGCGTtatgctttttatttttttattttttggagttGTGGATGGAGTTACGTATGTATGTGACCGAGTCATAA
Proteins encoded in this region:
- the LOC101248581 gene encoding protein EIN6 ENHANCER — its product is MEREVLEAELVLPTHMKFKKIQMYDKYPKGQARGRHWKHLKQIIQAENYENYPPHLPTYVNIETPPSMHPGKKICDITGFEAPYFDPRTKLRYANTEVFKTIRSLPNDYVQRYLALRNAAVVLR
- the LOC101261418 gene encoding GDSL esterase/lipase At1g29670-like, giving the protein MSNTKTITCNNIVKITTILIIVNFITLVHGASKVPCYFIFGDSLLDNGNNNNLNTQAKANYPPYGIDFPNGPTGRFTNGRNMADILGQLLEFDNYIPPFASATGKEILQGVNYASGSAGIRNETGSHLGNRIYLDLQLQNHHNTILRMVDLVGNRAATNAHLNTCLYIVGIGSNDYINNYLAPKHYSTNSLYTPSQYATLLVQQYGQQLKTLYEDGARKIALFGLPQIGCIPQELQKHNTRKCVDSTNEAIQLFNEKLKSLVTDLNTNFPQAKFTYINMYSISSLMSTLSFLNYPCCKISTTTAEGQCVSGQAPCHLRAAHVFWDNFHPTENGNIIAVMRAYNAFLPSDSYPMDISHLIESG
- the LOC101261716 gene encoding NEDD8-conjugating enzyme Ubc12-like isoform X2; this encodes MINLIKVREKQKEAAENAGSKTPIKEQTASKLRVHRDISELTLPSICTIEFPNGKDDLMNFEVSIKPDEGYYHDGEFPFKFEIPILYPHDAPKVKCKIKVYHPNIDYDGNVCLNILREDWKPILNINAVIYGLIHLFTEPNYEDPLNHEAADELRDNPKMFDSNVRRTMWGGHMHDVYFDRVL
- the LOC101261716 gene encoding NEDD8-conjugating enzyme Ubc12-like isoform X1, yielding MINLIKVREKQKEAAENAGSKTPIKEQTASKLRVHRDISELTLPSICTIEFPNGKDDLMNFEVSIKPDEGYYHDGEFPFKFEIPILYPHDAPKVKCKIKVYHPNIDYDGNVCLNILREDWKPVLNINAVIYGLIHLFTEPNHEDPLNPEAADELRDNPRSFESHVRSAMWGESVHGLTYDRIL